The following are encoded together in the Terriglobia bacterium genome:
- a CDS encoding GNAT family N-acetyltransferase codes for MIQDAGALSSRITLRPVAVADDAFLYSVYASTRAEEMTRVPWTPEQKEAFLRMQFTAQKQHYAAEFPHAQHDLILLDDSPVGRLYLARNADALHILDITVSPERRNTGIGSAMLGRIQNDASSKALPVTIYVENFNPSLRLFFRLGFQPAEEKGFHYLMKWTRGQPSLAP; via the coding sequence ATGATCCAGGACGCAGGCGCTCTGTCTTCGCGCATCACGCTGCGGCCCGTCGCCGTCGCCGACGACGCGTTTCTTTACTCCGTCTATGCCAGCACGCGCGCGGAAGAGATGACGCGCGTTCCCTGGACGCCGGAGCAGAAAGAAGCCTTTCTGCGCATGCAGTTCACCGCGCAGAAACAGCACTACGCGGCGGAGTTCCCGCACGCGCAGCATGATCTTATTTTGTTGGATGACTCGCCGGTGGGCAGGCTCTATCTGGCGCGCAACGCGGACGCCCTTCACATTCTGGACATTACAGTTTCGCCGGAGCGTCGCAATACAGGGATTGGCTCAGCGATGCTCGGCCGCATCCAGAACGATGCTTCCAGCAAAGCCCTGCCAGTCACCATCTACGTCGAGAACTTCAATCCTTCTCTGCGGCTTTTCTTCCGCCTCGGGTTCCAACCTGCTGAAGAGAAGGGCTTCCACTATCTGATGAAGTGGACGCGGGGGCAGCCATCGCTGGCGCCATAG
- a CDS encoding SRPBCC domain-containing protein: MVNISTTDDAIIGDIEIAAKPETVFSALADPAQASQWWGDSKYYKADQWEIDLKVGGKWHSRGKSANGEAFEVQGTYLKIDPPRLLEYTWLSSFGGNATSVVRWELRPSSVGTRLTMTHSGLKEHPQMKAMYSGGWPGVIGWLKDYVEKKAA; the protein is encoded by the coding sequence ATGGTCAACATCAGCACCACCGACGACGCCATCATCGGCGATATTGAGATCGCAGCCAAACCGGAAACCGTATTTTCCGCGCTTGCCGATCCCGCGCAAGCCTCGCAATGGTGGGGTGACAGCAAATACTACAAGGCCGACCAGTGGGAGATTGATCTGAAAGTCGGCGGCAAGTGGCACAGCCGGGGCAAGTCAGCGAACGGGGAAGCTTTTGAAGTGCAAGGCACGTATCTCAAGATCGATCCTCCGCGGCTGCTCGAGTACACTTGGCTGTCCAGTTTTGGCGGGAACGCGACCAGCGTGGTCCGCTGGGAGTTGCGGCCTTCGTCCGTGGGGACCCGGCTCACCATGACGCACAGCGGTTTGAAGGAGCATCCGCAGATGAAGGCCATGTACAGTGGCGGATGGCCGGGCGTGATCGGCTGGCTCAAAGACTACGTCGAGAAGAAAGCGGCCTAG
- a CDS encoding metalloregulator ArsR/SmtB family transcription factor yields the protein MRNQSVTYSGHLEDADAFRAVADPTRRAVLDLLRRGSLPAGDIARNFPVSRPAISKHLRVLRAAELVREERVGRQRMYRLNAGPLRNIDGWLERYRQFWQANLANLKKFAEAQEKKKPKLQ from the coding sequence ATGAGAAACCAATCGGTTACATATTCCGGCCACCTGGAAGACGCGGACGCCTTCCGCGCCGTGGCCGACCCCACGCGCCGCGCGGTGCTTGACCTGCTTCGCCGGGGCAGCTTGCCGGCCGGCGATATTGCCCGCAACTTCCCGGTGTCGCGCCCGGCCATCTCCAAGCACCTGCGCGTGCTGCGCGCGGCCGAACTGGTGCGCGAAGAGCGCGTCGGACGGCAGCGCATGTACCGCCTGAACGCCGGCCCGCTGCGCAACATTGACGGATGGCTGGAACGCTATCGCCAGTTCTGGCAAGCCAATCTGGCCAACTTGAAAAAGTTTGCGGAAGCCCAGGAAAAGAAAAAGCCCAAGCTGCAATAG
- a CDS encoding prolyl oligopeptidase family serine peptidase produces MRKKIFALFALILLIGFADRVVALQAPTVANPALPAPPKTATDDVKETLHGVEITDPYRWLEDQNSPETRAWIDAQNAYTDSIIPKLPGREQLKQRVSALVKIDFMSSPTVRNGRYFFSKRQADQDQAVLYMRQGLDGKDQVLVDPLPMSPDHTVTVNLFDVSQDGKMLAYVIRHGGADEVEPHLFDVDAHKEVPDNFPKARYSGFSILPDKSGVYLTRLTAEGPRVYFHKMGADSATDVEVFGKGYGPEKIVGSGLSDDGRYLTITVLYGSAAEKTEIYFADVSKKGPVVPVATDLKAASFGQIEDGRMFVRTNWNAPKWRIMEVDLKNPAPEHWREVIPESGDVMDGLSLVGGMLAVHTAHDVVGRVKLFDVKGKLVREITLPTQGSISGLGGRWDSKEAFFSFASYYVPPTVYRYDVASGKQSTWSQQQVPIDADKYEVKQVWYTSKDGTKIPMFLAHAKGVKLDGSNPTLLTGYGGFNLSSTPSFNPFAAAWISSGGVYAVANMRGGGEFGEAWHHAGMLEKKQNVFDDFFAAAEWLIQNKYTSPARLAIRGNSNGGLLMGAAVTQRPELFGAVICGYPLLDMVRYQKFLVAKYWVPEYGSSDDPQQFKWIYAYSPYHHVKPGTKYPAILFLTGDSDTRVAPLHARKMTALMQAAGSEKPILLHYDTAAGHSGGTPAGKQVENTTDELNFLFWQLGVAAGK; encoded by the coding sequence ATGCGTAAAAAAATCTTTGCCCTGTTTGCCCTTATCCTCCTGATCGGATTCGCCGACCGCGTTGTCGCGCTTCAGGCTCCCACTGTCGCCAACCCCGCGCTGCCGGCGCCCCCCAAGACCGCCACGGACGACGTAAAGGAAACCCTGCACGGCGTGGAGATCACCGATCCCTATCGCTGGCTGGAAGACCAGAACAGTCCGGAGACGCGGGCCTGGATTGACGCGCAGAACGCTTACACCGATTCCATCATCCCCAAGCTACCCGGCCGCGAGCAGCTGAAGCAGCGGGTGAGCGCGCTGGTGAAGATTGATTTCATGAGCTCACCCACGGTCCGCAACGGCCGCTACTTCTTCTCCAAGCGCCAGGCCGACCAGGACCAAGCCGTGCTGTACATGCGCCAGGGGCTTGACGGCAAAGACCAGGTGCTGGTGGACCCGCTGCCCATGAGCCCGGACCACACCGTCACGGTCAACTTGTTCGATGTGTCCCAGGACGGCAAGATGCTGGCTTACGTGATACGCCACGGCGGCGCCGATGAAGTTGAGCCCCATCTCTTCGACGTGGACGCGCACAAGGAAGTGCCGGACAACTTTCCCAAAGCGCGCTACTCCGGCTTCAGCATTCTGCCCGACAAGAGCGGCGTGTATCTGACGCGTCTCACCGCGGAAGGCCCGCGGGTTTACTTCCACAAGATGGGCGCTGACAGCGCAACGGACGTGGAGGTGTTCGGCAAAGGTTATGGTCCGGAAAAAATCGTTGGCAGCGGCCTCTCGGACGATGGCCGCTACTTGACCATCACTGTCCTATACGGCTCGGCCGCGGAGAAGACGGAGATCTACTTTGCCGACGTGTCCAAGAAGGGACCGGTCGTCCCGGTGGCAACAGATTTGAAAGCCGCGTCCTTCGGCCAGATTGAGGACGGACGGATGTTTGTCCGCACCAACTGGAATGCTCCCAAGTGGCGCATCATGGAAGTGGACTTGAAGAACCCTGCGCCGGAACATTGGCGCGAGGTAATTCCGGAGAGCGGCGACGTGATGGACGGCCTCTCCTTGGTGGGCGGCATGCTGGCCGTACACACCGCGCACGACGTGGTGGGACGGGTGAAGCTGTTTGACGTTAAAGGCAAGCTGGTGCGGGAAATTACGCTGCCTACCCAGGGCTCCATCTCCGGCCTGGGCGGACGGTGGGACAGCAAGGAAGCGTTTTTCTCCTTCGCGTCATACTATGTGCCGCCTACGGTCTACCGCTACGACGTTGCCAGCGGGAAGCAGTCAACGTGGTCGCAGCAGCAGGTGCCGATTGACGCCGACAAATATGAAGTCAAACAGGTCTGGTACACGTCCAAAGACGGCACCAAGATTCCCATGTTCCTGGCGCACGCCAAAGGCGTGAAGCTGGATGGCTCCAATCCCACGCTGCTCACCGGTTACGGCGGGTTCAACCTGAGTTCCACGCCCAGCTTCAACCCTTTTGCCGCCGCATGGATCTCCAGCGGCGGGGTGTACGCGGTGGCCAACATGCGCGGCGGCGGAGAATTTGGCGAAGCCTGGCACCACGCCGGCATGCTGGAGAAAAAACAAAACGTTTTTGACGACTTTTTCGCCGCGGCGGAATGGCTGATCCAGAACAAGTACACGTCGCCGGCGCGGCTGGCGATTCGCGGCAACAGCAACGGCGGACTGCTGATGGGCGCGGCGGTCACGCAGCGTCCGGAACTGTTTGGCGCCGTCATCTGCGGCTATCCGCTGCTGGACATGGTGCGCTACCAGAAATTCCTGGTGGCCAAGTACTGGGTGCCGGAATACGGCTCGTCGGACGATCCGCAGCAGTTCAAGTGGATCTATGCCTACTCTCCTTACCACCATGTGAAGCCGGGGACAAAATATCCGGCGATCCTGTTCCTGACCGGCGACTCGGACACGCGCGTGGCCCCGCTGCACGCCCGCAAAATGACGGCGCTGATGCAGGCCGCCGGCTCAGAGAAACCGATTCTGCTGCACTATGACACCGCAGCCGGCCACTCCGGCGGAACTCCCGCGGGCAAACAAGTGGAAAACACCACGGACGAACTGAACTTTCTCTTCTGGCAGCTCGGCGTGGCCGCGGGGAAGTAA
- a CDS encoding tetratricopeptide repeat protein has product MVCISLKIRSTSKGKVERYSREDVLRILRITARQLVGWEKGGLFPVKEFYSFFDLLQIKKLGDLRAKKVRPAMIRDSLRAMQQQVAGMENPLLEAGTFTRRSRVVYRHSGAAVEPLAGQFVMDFTDRAVLESPKIHAIRTAESASDFFSRGVALEEDPKTQDEAMDAYKKCVALDPTHAAAYINLGTLCYNRHDYVLAERYYRKAIEVDPRYALAYFDLGNVLDETGRLPDAVRAYQSAITLAPTYADAHYNLALAFEKARQPRKALQHWEAYAKLDAMGPWAMHARNQIKKILAADTLKMVEKKK; this is encoded by the coding sequence ATGGTCTGTATCTCTTTGAAGATACGAAGTACTTCCAAGGGCAAAGTGGAACGATACAGTCGAGAGGACGTCCTCAGGATTCTTCGCATCACGGCGCGCCAGCTTGTCGGCTGGGAGAAAGGCGGGTTATTCCCCGTCAAAGAGTTCTATTCCTTTTTTGATCTCCTGCAAATCAAGAAGCTGGGCGACCTGCGCGCCAAGAAGGTGCGTCCGGCGATGATTCGCGATTCTCTGCGCGCCATGCAGCAACAGGTGGCGGGCATGGAGAATCCATTGCTGGAAGCCGGCACGTTTACGCGGCGATCACGCGTTGTCTATCGCCACAGCGGGGCCGCGGTGGAACCGCTGGCCGGGCAGTTTGTGATGGACTTTACTGACCGCGCTGTGCTGGAGTCGCCCAAGATCCACGCCATCCGCACGGCGGAATCCGCCAGCGATTTCTTTTCCCGCGGCGTGGCCCTGGAAGAAGACCCCAAGACCCAGGACGAAGCCATGGACGCCTACAAAAAGTGCGTGGCTCTAGACCCCACGCATGCCGCGGCGTACATCAACCTGGGCACGCTTTGTTACAACCGCCATGACTACGTGCTGGCGGAGCGCTATTATCGCAAAGCCATCGAAGTAGATCCGCGCTACGCGCTGGCGTACTTCGACCTAGGCAATGTGCTGGATGAAACCGGGCGCCTGCCCGACGCCGTCCGCGCGTACCAGTCGGCCATTACTCTGGCGCCGACGTACGCTGACGCCCACTACAACCTGGCGCTGGCCTTTGAAAAAGCCAGGCAGCCGCGCAAAGCCCTGCAGCACTGGGAAGCCTACGCCAAGCTCGACGCCATGGGCCCCTGGGCCATGCATGCCCGCAACCAGATCAAAAAAATCCTGGCCGCCGACACGCTGAAAATGGTGGAGAAAAAGAAGTAG
- a CDS encoding AI-2E family transporter has protein sequence MFTALVFALGLLFLYVAWRALLAFLFAIFFAYLLEAPVARLQRLLRGSRPAAVAVVYLFFVALVVFVAAMAGPPVAKEAQQLRQQAPQMAQNITSGQIVQQVGAQHGWSQETQERVRDFVMGFFRDHRQEIVSAAQSLVVSAVSTIQDMWWLLLVPILAIFFLLDGDKFARMIVESVEDVRNRQLVSATVDAMNSMLGAFIRAQITLAVLAMVVISFVLWAMRVPYALALGPAAGALEFIPVVGPLIGILVVMSVAFMAGYGHLFWLLVFLVVWRGIQDYVTSPRIMGTTLELHPLAVLFGIFAGGEVAGVIGVFLSIPVMATFRILWHTWQTHRGTLKSPGGAESPS, from the coding sequence TTGTTCACGGCGCTGGTGTTCGCCCTGGGGCTGCTGTTTCTTTATGTCGCATGGCGCGCGCTGCTGGCTTTTCTTTTTGCCATCTTTTTCGCGTACCTGCTGGAAGCGCCCGTGGCGCGGCTGCAGAGACTTCTGCGTGGTTCGCGTCCCGCGGCCGTGGCCGTTGTCTATCTGTTTTTTGTCGCGCTGGTGGTCTTTGTGGCTGCCATGGCCGGGCCGCCGGTGGCCAAAGAAGCGCAACAGCTGCGGCAGCAAGCCCCGCAAATGGCGCAGAACATCACATCCGGGCAAATCGTCCAGCAGGTTGGCGCGCAACACGGCTGGAGCCAGGAGACACAGGAGCGCGTCCGGGATTTCGTGATGGGCTTTTTCCGGGACCACCGGCAGGAAATTGTCTCCGCGGCGCAGAGCCTGGTGGTCAGCGCCGTCAGCACCATCCAGGACATGTGGTGGCTGCTGCTGGTGCCCATTCTAGCCATCTTCTTTCTCCTGGACGGCGATAAGTTTGCCCGGATGATCGTGGAGTCGGTGGAAGACGTGCGCAACCGCCAACTGGTATCTGCCACGGTGGACGCCATGAATTCCATGCTGGGCGCGTTCATCCGCGCACAAATCACGCTGGCTGTTTTGGCCATGGTGGTGATCAGCTTTGTGTTGTGGGCCATGCGCGTCCCTTACGCTCTTGCGCTGGGGCCGGCGGCCGGCGCGCTGGAGTTTATCCCCGTGGTGGGGCCGCTCATCGGCATTCTGGTGGTGATGTCCGTGGCCTTCATGGCGGGCTACGGCCATCTTTTCTGGCTGCTGGTGTTTCTAGTGGTGTGGCGCGGCATTCAGGACTACGTGACTTCGCCGCGCATCATGGGCACCACGCTGGAGTTGCATCCGCTGGCCGTGTTGTTCGGGATTTTTGCCGGCGGCGAAGTTGCCGGCGTGATCGGCGTGTTTCTTTCCATCCCGGTCATGGCCACGTTCCGGATTCTGTGGCACACCTGGCAGACGCATCGCGGCACGCTAAAATCGCCTGGAGGGGCGGAGTCGCCTTCCTGA
- the mutM gene encoding bifunctional DNA-formamidopyrimidine glycosylase/DNA-(apurinic or apyrimidinic site) lyase, which translates to MPELPEVETIANGLHKRVAGDRLESVWVGSKKEPLKSRPAEIVRVLEGAMIERVHRVGKHIVFHLLSDHGKSLLKAHSSKAQWIVHLGMTGRMLVATPDSETVKHTHLVARLRSGRELRFVDPRRFGRLEVRRLLEHDGKGGRQGFRGPGAEPLTISDEEFARLFHKSSAFIKAALLNQKLLHGVGNIYADEGLFRAGVRPRRRANTLARAELGRLHAGLQEVLKEAIAAGGSSISDYVDADGEEGFFQLQHRAYGREGQPCLVCKTPIKKIVVAGRGTHYCPRCQK; encoded by the coding sequence ATGCCGGAATTACCTGAGGTCGAAACCATCGCCAACGGCCTGCACAAGCGGGTGGCCGGCGACCGCCTTGAGTCCGTCTGGGTGGGCAGCAAGAAAGAACCGCTGAAGTCGCGGCCGGCGGAGATTGTGCGCGTGCTGGAAGGCGCGATGATCGAACGAGTGCATCGCGTGGGCAAACACATTGTCTTTCATCTGCTATCGGACCACGGGAAAAGCCTGCTCAAAGCGCACTCGTCCAAAGCCCAATGGATCGTCCACCTGGGGATGACCGGACGCATGCTGGTGGCCACGCCGGACTCGGAAACAGTCAAACACACGCATTTGGTGGCCAGGCTCAGGTCAGGACGCGAGTTGCGGTTTGTTGATCCGCGGCGCTTTGGACGGCTGGAAGTCCGCCGCCTGTTGGAGCACGACGGCAAAGGTGGCCGTCAGGGATTCCGCGGGCCTGGCGCCGAGCCGCTCACCATCAGCGACGAAGAGTTCGCGCGCCTCTTCCACAAGAGCTCGGCTTTCATCAAAGCGGCGTTGCTGAACCAGAAGCTGCTGCACGGGGTCGGTAACATTTACGCCGATGAAGGTTTGTTTCGCGCCGGAGTCCGGCCTCGCCGTCGCGCCAATACGCTGGCGCGCGCGGAACTGGGCAGGTTGCACGCCGGACTTCAGGAAGTACTAAAAGAAGCCATCGCGGCGGGCGGGTCGTCTATTTCCGACTACGTGGACGCCGACGGCGAAGAGGGATTCTTCCAACTACAGCATCGCGCCTACGGCCGCGAAGGCCAGCCTTGCCTGGTGTGCAAGACGCCCATCAAAAAGATTGTGGTGGCGGGCCGAGGGACGCACTATTGTCCGCGGTGCCAGAAGTAG
- a CDS encoding SDR family oxidoreductase, whose protein sequence is MQIAGKVIVVTGGANGIGRALCHRFAQEGAKAVIVSDIDVQGARQVADEIKSVAIPANVGKESEMAQLVETATRQFGQVDIFCSNAGIGVAGGEEAPDADWQRSWDVNLMSHVYAARAVLPQMLARKEGYLLQTVSAAGLLTQIGSAPYAVTKHAALSFAEWLSITYGDQGIRVSALCPQGVRTNMLRRAEFAGGAFLLDTAIEPEQVAADVVAGIAAEKFLILPHPEVAKYFQNKANDYDRWIRGLRKLQASTQILGKK, encoded by the coding sequence ATGCAAATTGCAGGCAAAGTGATTGTTGTAACCGGCGGGGCCAACGGAATTGGCCGCGCCCTGTGCCACCGGTTCGCGCAGGAAGGCGCCAAGGCGGTCATTGTCTCGGACATTGACGTGCAGGGCGCGCGCCAGGTGGCGGATGAGATCAAGTCGGTGGCGATTCCGGCGAACGTGGGCAAAGAAAGCGAAATGGCGCAGCTGGTGGAAACCGCCACGCGCCAATTCGGCCAGGTGGATATTTTCTGCTCCAACGCGGGCATTGGCGTGGCCGGCGGCGAAGAAGCGCCGGACGCTGACTGGCAGCGCAGCTGGGACGTGAACCTGATGTCCCACGTCTACGCGGCGCGTGCCGTTCTGCCGCAGATGCTGGCTCGCAAAGAAGGCTATTTGCTGCAGACGGTTTCCGCCGCCGGATTGCTGACGCAGATAGGCTCGGCGCCGTATGCCGTTACCAAACACGCCGCGCTCAGTTTTGCCGAGTGGCTCAGCATCACCTACGGCGACCAGGGCATCCGCGTGTCCGCGCTGTGTCCGCAGGGCGTCCGCACCAACATGCTGCGCCGCGCCGAATTTGCCGGCGGAGCGTTCCTGCTGGATACGGCGATTGAGCCGGAACAGGTGGCCGCCGACGTGGTGGCCGGCATCGCGGCAGAGAAGTTCCTCATCCTTCCGCATCCCGAAGTGGCGAAATATTTCCAGAACAAGGCCAACGACTACGACCGCTGGATCCGCGGCCTGCGCAAGCTGCAGGCCAGCACGCAGATTTTGGGGAAGAAGTAA
- a CDS encoding ROK family protein, translated as MGSYAIGVDLGGTNLRIAAVDQDGKILDRVTAGTAVVLGRDQVIDEMCRAIQAVTAKFKSSRLLGIGIGVPGIIDLHTGMLRQSPNLPGWEDYPVQHEIERRLGTKVFLENDANVAALGEHWLGAAAGHDSACMITLGTGVGGGLVLNGRIWHGMLGMAAELGHTNIEPDGAPCGCGGRGCLEQYASSKAIKRMAAEAAAGGQAPRLAQAIKDANFGSVSVYELAMAGDAASQQIFRRMGTALGIAVADLINIFNLPIYVIGGGVAASWDAFAPAMFDAVRKYSYIYRATAPSPAEQVVKAGPHAEPSTGKTMIARALLGGDAGLIGAGRLPVATLQTAGETESL; from the coding sequence ATGGGCAGCTATGCTATTGGCGTTGATCTGGGCGGGACGAACCTGCGCATCGCCGCCGTGGACCAGGACGGAAAAATCCTGGACAGGGTCACCGCCGGAACCGCCGTCGTTCTGGGCCGCGACCAGGTGATTGACGAAATGTGCCGGGCCATTCAGGCCGTGACCGCCAAGTTCAAGTCGAGCCGGCTGTTGGGAATCGGGATTGGCGTGCCGGGCATCATCGATCTGCACACCGGCATGCTGCGGCAATCGCCCAATCTTCCTGGATGGGAAGACTATCCGGTGCAACACGAGATTGAGCGCCGCTTGGGGACGAAAGTTTTTCTGGAAAATGACGCCAACGTGGCCGCGCTGGGCGAACATTGGCTGGGCGCCGCCGCGGGCCACGACAGCGCGTGCATGATCACCCTGGGCACGGGCGTGGGCGGAGGCCTGGTGCTCAACGGCAGAATCTGGCACGGCATGCTGGGGATGGCCGCCGAACTGGGCCACACCAACATTGAACCGGATGGCGCGCCCTGCGGATGCGGCGGCCGCGGATGCCTGGAGCAATACGCGTCGTCGAAGGCGATCAAGCGCATGGCGGCCGAAGCCGCGGCCGGAGGGCAGGCCCCGCGCCTGGCACAAGCCATCAAGGACGCTAATTTCGGTTCCGTCAGCGTTTATGAACTTGCCATGGCCGGCGACGCTGCGTCACAACAAATCTTTCGCCGCATGGGGACCGCGCTGGGCATCGCCGTGGCGGACTTGATCAACATCTTCAACTTGCCCATCTATGTGATCGGCGGAGGCGTGGCGGCGTCATGGGACGCGTTTGCCCCGGCCATGTTCGATGCGGTGCGGAAATATTCTTACATTTATCGGGCAACCGCGCCGTCGCCGGCGGAACAGGTGGTAAAGGCTGGGCCTCACGCGGAACCATCTACGGGGAAAACAATGATCGCTCGCGCATTGTTGGGCGGCGATGCCGGACTCATCGGCGCGGGACGTTTACCTGTCGCTACGCTCCAAACCGCCGGCGAGACCGAATCCTTATGA
- a CDS encoding GNAT family N-acetyltransferase: MAEVLIRPATRTDLPRLTEIYNHYVVNTPVTFDLEPHAVESRVAWFAQFAPTGRHRLMVAEEDGAVMGYAGTTRFRAKAAYDPTVETTIYCSPDAISKGLGSRLYAALFEALAGEDVRLIVAGYTLPNAASAALHKRFRFQPVGVFHDVGRKFGRYWDVAWSERPLRLEK; encoded by the coding sequence ATGGCTGAGGTCCTCATCCGTCCCGCTACCAGGACTGACCTTCCCCGCCTCACGGAGATTTACAACCACTACGTAGTGAACACACCGGTTACGTTTGATCTGGAGCCGCACGCGGTAGAAAGCCGCGTCGCATGGTTCGCGCAGTTCGCACCCACCGGACGCCACCGGTTGATGGTGGCGGAGGAAGACGGCGCAGTGATGGGCTATGCCGGGACCACGCGTTTTCGCGCCAAGGCCGCCTACGACCCCACGGTGGAAACCACCATCTACTGCAGTCCAGACGCGATCAGCAAAGGTCTGGGCAGCCGCTTGTATGCGGCGCTCTTTGAGGCCTTGGCGGGAGAAGACGTTCGCCTCATCGTCGCCGGATACACCCTGCCCAACGCGGCGTCCGCCGCGCTGCATAAACGTTTCAGGTTCCAACCGGTGGGCGTATTCCACGACGTTGGGCGCAAGTTTGGTCGCTATTGGGACGTGGCGTGGTCAGAGCGTCCGCTGCGTTTGGAGAAATAA
- a CDS encoding iron-containing redox enzyme family protein: MNPPNVNTHAFQKELDSRIAKHDLLCHPFYQAWTQGRLTRDDLRSYAVQYFHQVAAFPEYLEMFESRLAAGSPLAEAVARNRAEEEGADSDDGRAHAELWLDFVEGMGAERSALASSEPLPEMQELMDTFQSIAREGSPAEALAAFYAYESQVPRIAAEKARGLKEMYGADQRTCGYFTVHQTADVYHAQVWSQQLEKQLQVAATELQEKAQQEKALDSAERIAQALWRALDGIERERMARAA, from the coding sequence ATGAATCCCCCAAACGTTAATACGCACGCTTTCCAAAAAGAACTTGATTCCCGCATCGCCAAGCATGATCTGCTGTGCCATCCCTTTTACCAGGCTTGGACCCAAGGCCGGCTCACGCGTGATGACCTGCGTTCTTACGCCGTGCAATATTTCCATCAGGTAGCTGCGTTTCCCGAATATCTGGAGATGTTTGAAAGCCGTCTGGCGGCCGGCTCGCCGCTGGCGGAAGCCGTGGCCCGCAACCGCGCGGAAGAAGAAGGCGCGGATTCAGACGACGGCCGCGCGCACGCCGAGCTGTGGCTGGATTTTGTCGAAGGCATGGGCGCGGAGCGTTCCGCTCTGGCCAGCAGCGAACCGCTGCCGGAAATGCAGGAACTGATGGACACCTTCCAGAGCATTGCGCGCGAAGGCTCGCCGGCGGAAGCGCTGGCGGCGTTTTATGCTTACGAATCCCAGGTGCCGCGCATTGCCGCGGAAAAAGCGCGCGGGCTGAAAGAAATGTACGGCGCCGACCAGCGGACCTGCGGCTACTTCACCGTGCACCAGACCGCCGACGTATACCACGCGCAGGTGTGGAGCCAGCAGCTCGAAAAGCAACTGCAAGTCGCGGCCACAGAGCTTCAAGAAAAAGCTCAGCAAGAAAAAGCGCTGGATTCCGCCGAAAGGATTGCTCAAGCCTTGTGGCGCGCGCTGGACGGCATCGAACGCGAACGCATGGCTCGCGCCGCCTAG
- a CDS encoding M20/M25/M40 family metallo-hydrolase, which translates to MDPIKLTRKLVDVESTTGHEGAVGAELYDELGRFGYTTHKMPVEHERFNVIATLDGVAPQVVFSTHMDTVPPFIPSSEDHDNIYGRGACDAKGIIAAQIAACQRLRQEGAPVGMLFVVGEERDSLGAKVANQNSPGSRFLINGEPTENKVAVASKGALRVELTAKGRMAHSAYPELGESAIEKLLTALDRLRAMKLPENPEVGPCTLNIGLLEGGRAPNVISDHARAQLLYRLVGPSEGLRKQITDAVAGLAAAEFVLEIPFAKLRTVAGIESMVAAFTTDIPFLSNWGAPVLLGPGSIHVAHTEREYISKKQLHEAVDLYCSVARQLLRS; encoded by the coding sequence ATGGACCCCATCAAGCTGACCCGCAAGCTCGTTGACGTTGAATCCACCACCGGCCATGAAGGCGCGGTGGGCGCTGAACTCTACGACGAGCTTGGCCGGTTCGGCTACACCACGCACAAAATGCCGGTGGAGCACGAGCGCTTCAACGTGATCGCCACACTGGATGGCGTTGCGCCGCAAGTTGTCTTCTCCACCCACATGGATACGGTGCCGCCGTTCATTCCATCGTCAGAGGACCATGACAACATTTACGGGCGCGGCGCTTGCGACGCCAAGGGAATCATCGCCGCGCAGATCGCCGCGTGCCAGCGTTTGCGGCAGGAAGGCGCGCCGGTCGGAATGCTGTTTGTGGTGGGCGAAGAGCGGGACAGCCTGGGCGCCAAGGTCGCCAACCAGAATTCTCCCGGCAGCCGCTTCCTCATCAATGGCGAGCCCACGGAAAACAAGGTTGCCGTAGCGTCCAAGGGCGCGCTGCGCGTGGAGTTGACGGCCAAGGGCCGCATGGCGCATTCGGCGTACCCTGAGCTGGGCGAATCGGCGATTGAAAAGCTGCTCACCGCGCTGGATCGCTTGCGCGCGATGAAGCTGCCGGAGAACCCTGAAGTCGGGCCGTGCACGCTGAACATTGGTTTGCTGGAAGGCGGCCGCGCGCCCAATGTAATTTCCGATCACGCCCGCGCCCAGCTTCTTTACCGCCTGGTTGGGCCATCGGAAGGGCTGCGGAAGCAAATTACCGACGCCGTCGCCGGCCTGGCTGCGGCCGAGTTCGTACTGGAGATTCCTTTCGCCAAGCTGCGCACCGTCGCCGGCATTGAAAGTATGGTGGCGGCCTTCACCACGGACATCCCTTTCCTGAGCAACTGGGGCGCGCCGGTTTTGCTGGGGCCTGGTTCGATTCATGTCGCCCACACCGAGCGCGAATATATTTCCAAAAAACAACTGCATGAAGCGGTAGATCTCTACTGTTCGGTGGCCCGGCAACTCCTGCGCTCATAA